The proteins below are encoded in one region of Bacteroidales bacterium:
- a CDS encoding 4-hydroxy-3-methylbut-2-enyl diphosphate reductase, which translates to MMKVEIDSKSGFCFGVVYAIQIAEEQLDKFGKLYCLGDIVHNNVEVERLKEKGLIIINHERFKNLKNCKVLIRAHGEPPETYKIALKNNIHLIDASCPVVLRLQKIIKIGFDEIIKKNGQLVIFGKNGHAEVNGLVGQTKGKAIVVSNISDINKIDFKKPIYLYSQTTKSLNEFYNLEKEIKIQLQKEKSVNKLITFDTICRQVSSRDSELRIFAQKHNVIIFVSGKKSSNGKMLYNVCKDVNEKSYFISDINEIDKNWFDISDSVGICGATSTPRWLMEKIAENIKEINILK; encoded by the coding sequence ATAATGAAAGTAGAAATTGACAGTAAATCCGGTTTTTGTTTTGGTGTAGTATATGCTATACAAATTGCTGAAGAACAATTAGATAAGTTCGGAAAACTTTATTGTCTTGGAGATATTGTACATAATAATGTTGAAGTAGAAAGGTTAAAAGAAAAAGGATTAATTATTATCAACCATGAACGATTTAAAAATCTGAAAAATTGTAAGGTATTGATTCGTGCTCACGGAGAACCTCCTGAAACATATAAAATAGCTTTAAAAAACAATATTCATCTTATTGATGCATCTTGTCCTGTTGTTTTAAGGCTACAAAAAATAATAAAAATTGGTTTTGATGAAATAATTAAAAAAAATGGACAGTTAGTTATTTTCGGTAAAAATGGTCATGCTGAAGTTAACGGATTAGTTGGACAGACCAAGGGTAAAGCAATTGTTGTAAGTAACATTTCTGATATAAATAAAATTGATTTTAAAAAACCGATTTACTTATACTCACAAACAACAAAAAGTTTAAATGAATTTTATAATCTTGAAAAGGAAATAAAAATACAATTACAAAAAGAAAAATCAGTTAATAAGCTAATTACTTTTGATACAATTTGCAGGCAGGTTTCCAGTCGTGATTCTGAACTACGAATATTTGCACAAAAACATAATGTTATCATATTTGTGAGTGGTAAAAAAAGTTCAAACGGAAAAATGCTTTACAATGTTTGTAAGGATGTAAATGAAAAATCATATTTTATTTCTGATATTAACGAAATTGATAAAAATTGGTTCGATATTTCTGATTCTGTCGGCATTTGCGGTGCAACTTCAACACCAAGGTGGTTAATGGAAAAAATCGCAGAAAATATAAAAGAAATAAACATTTTAAAATAA
- a CDS encoding DUF4328 domain-containing protein, with protein sequence MNKIETCKKCTNRKFDRNKGIVCGLTGAKPTFEATCLDFKIDESIDKIDTKLIRPNYQRAKTAILLVGFILILDLISLVSDFFEYKLLKLAQIGELITEEMVNSNDTRQQIVGIFYLIVYFISVITFIQWFRRAYYNLHQRIKYCSQSEGWATGSWFVPIICLYKPYQIMKEMWKETTGLLVNKIENYTNNYNISVIGWWWTLWIISSYVGNFVMKSTFKSETVDELINSSIASMILSLIGIPLALLTIKMIKDYSIMEQTLMDKELEINN encoded by the coding sequence ATGAATAAAATTGAAACATGTAAAAAGTGTACTAATAGAAAGTTTGATAGAAATAAAGGAATTGTTTGTGGATTGACGGGAGCTAAACCTACATTTGAGGCTACATGTCTTGATTTTAAAATTGATGAGAGCATAGATAAAATTGATACGAAATTAATAAGACCAAATTATCAACGAGCGAAAACAGCGATTTTATTAGTTGGTTTTATATTGATTTTAGATTTAATTTCCTTAGTTTCTGATTTTTTCGAATATAAACTTTTAAAATTAGCTCAAATTGGTGAATTAATAACAGAAGAAATGGTAAATAGTAACGATACTAGGCAACAAATTGTTGGGATATTTTATCTAATTGTATATTTTATTTCGGTAATAACCTTTATTCAATGGTTTAGACGAGCATATTATAATCTTCATCAAAGAATAAAATATTGTTCTCAGTCAGAAGGATGGGCAACAGGAAGTTGGTTCGTTCCAATTATATGTTTATACAAACCATATCAAATAATGAAAGAAATGTGGAAAGAAACAACAGGATTACTTGTTAATAAAATTGAAAATTATACTAACAATTATAATATTTCAGTTATTGGCTGGTGGTGGACTTTATGGATTATATCTTCTTATGTAGGTAACTTTGTAATGAAATCCACTTTTAAATCGGAAACTGTTGACGAGCTTATTAATTCTTCAATTGCTAGTATGATACTATCTCTGATTGGAATACCATTGGCATTATTAACAATAAAGATGATAAAGGACTACTCAATTATGGAACAAACTTTAATGGATAAGGAATTAGAGATTAATAATTAA
- a CDS encoding (d)CMP kinase has product MSNHNKNITIAIDGYSSCGKSTLAKDLAKKLGYIYVDSGAMYRAVTLYCIEHNIIQNGEINEKELNNSLSSISINFKYNNNKKRPETYLNNKNVEEKIRNIEVSENVSLISKLSFVRKKLVRIQQEMSKNKSIVMDGRDIGTVVFPDADFKIFLTANVEIRAQRRYDELKEKNTDITFKDIMENIEKRDYIDENRKISPLRKAKDAIVLDNSNLNKEEQLEWILKIIADSCV; this is encoded by the coding sequence ATGTCTAATCACAATAAAAATATTACAATAGCTATTGACGGATATTCTTCATGTGGGAAAAGTACTCTTGCAAAAGACCTTGCAAAAAAACTCGGATATATTTATGTTGATAGTGGTGCTATGTATCGTGCTGTAACTCTTTATTGTATTGAACATAATATTATTCAAAACGGAGAAATAAATGAAAAGGAACTAAACAATTCTCTTTCTTCCATTTCGATAAATTTTAAATATAATAACAATAAAAAAAGACCTGAAACTTATCTTAACAATAAAAATGTTGAAGAAAAGATTAGAAATATCGAAGTGTCAGAAAATGTAAGCCTAATAAGTAAATTATCTTTTGTACGAAAAAAACTGGTCAGAATTCAACAGGAAATGAGCAAAAACAAATCTATTGTTATGGATGGCAGGGATATAGGAACTGTTGTTTTTCCTGATGCCGACTTTAAAATATTTTTGACTGCCAATGTTGAAATAAGGGCGCAAAGAAGATATGATGAATTGAAAGAAAAAAATACTGATATTACATTCAAAGATATAATGGAAAATATAGAAAAAAGAGATTATATTGATGAAAATCGCAAAATCAGTCCGCTTAGAAAAGCAAAAGATGCAATAGTTTTAGACAATAGCAATTTAAACAAAGAAGAGCAATTGGAATGGATACTAAAAATTATAGCAGATAGTTGTGTGTAA
- the folK gene encoding 2-amino-4-hydroxy-6-hydroxymethyldihydropteridine diphosphokinase, which produces MVNVFLVLGSNIKSRHNYIEKACNMIQRDLGKIVNSSAYYETEPWGFDTKNFFLNKIIIVETLLSPEKLLSATQTIEKKLGRKRDNKRYNSRTIDIDILFYNKKTINTDNLVIPHPKILVRRFVLEPLTEIAPNFIHPLYNKTIKELLNDCPDKLTVKKLDVL; this is translated from the coding sequence ATGGTTAATGTATTTTTAGTTCTTGGCAGTAATATTAAAAGCAGGCATAATTATATTGAAAAAGCTTGTAATATGATACAGAGAGATTTGGGAAAAATAGTAAACAGTTCAGCTTATTATGAAACAGAACCATGGGGTTTTGATACTAAAAATTTCTTCCTTAATAAAATTATTATAGTTGAAACATTATTATCGCCTGAAAAATTATTATCAGCAACTCAAACTATTGAAAAAAAATTGGGTAGAAAAAGAGATAATAAAAGGTATAATTCAAGAACAATTGATATTGATATTTTATTTTATAATAAAAAAACAATTAATACAGATAATTTAGTAATACCTCATCCAAAGATTCTTGTTCGCAGATTTGTTTTAGAACCTCTGACAGAAATTGCCCCAAACTTTATACACCCATTGTATAACAAAACTATTAAAGAATTATTAAACGATTGTCCTGACAAACTGACTGTTAAGAAGTTAGATGTTTTGTAA
- the sppA gene encoding signal peptide peptidase SppA, whose protein sequence is MKNFLKYTLASIVGFLIANLILFFIFIGIIASVVASSKDKTVKVKPKTVLHIKLDKPIVDRASNNPLDNFNFGDIESSYKLGLYDVLQNIEKAKTDENIKGIYLELFVIPAGIATIDEIRNALIDFKESGKFIISYSDYYTQSAYYLASVADKVYLNPEGTFDFKGLRAEIMFIKGSLKKLGIEPQIIRHGKYKAAVEPFILDKMSDANREQTSKYVNSIWEHYIKGISTQRDISTDKLSEYADNYKLIVSEDLIDKKLIDGLKYKDEVLAELRDLLEIDAKKEINSISLNKYTKAPKKHKQKGLAKDKVAVIFAQGLIQMGKGKEDVIGSERISKAIREARLDSTIKAIVLRINSGGGSALASDIILREIILAKQVKPVIASMGNVAASGGYYIACAADTIVASDVTITGSIGVLGIIPNAKELLNDKLGITFDGVKTNKFSDFIGIDRPMRPEEKEIILEMIENVYDVFITHVSNGRNMTKEAIDEIGQGRVWSGTDAKEIGLIDVFGGLNKSIEIAVEKAGLEKYRVVSLPKQEDPFEQIMKQLTGDVKTAILKEQLGAQYKYYEKIQKFSKIKGIQAIMPYEIDVY, encoded by the coding sequence ATGAAAAACTTTTTAAAATACACTCTTGCATCAATAGTTGGGTTTTTGATTGCAAATTTAATTCTTTTCTTCATTTTTATAGGTATAATAGCCTCAGTAGTAGCTTCGTCAAAAGATAAAACAGTTAAAGTAAAACCAAAGACGGTTCTTCATATTAAGCTTGACAAACCAATTGTTGACAGGGCTTCAAATAATCCATTGGATAATTTTAATTTTGGAGATATTGAATCTAGTTATAAATTAGGATTATACGATGTTTTACAAAATATTGAAAAAGCTAAAACGGATGAAAATATTAAAGGTATTTACCTTGAATTGTTTGTTATTCCTGCTGGTATTGCAACTATTGACGAGATAAGAAATGCATTGATTGATTTTAAAGAATCAGGCAAATTTATTATTAGTTATTCCGATTATTATACACAATCAGCATATTATCTTGCTTCAGTTGCTGATAAAGTATATTTGAACCCCGAAGGAACATTTGATTTTAAGGGACTAAGGGCTGAAATAATGTTTATTAAAGGTTCACTTAAAAAACTTGGAATAGAACCTCAAATTATCAGACATGGAAAATATAAAGCTGCTGTGGAGCCATTTATACTTGATAAAATGAGTGATGCCAACAGAGAACAAACAAGTAAATATGTAAATTCTATCTGGGAACATTATATTAAAGGAATTTCAACGCAAAGAGATATTAGTACTGACAAATTATCTGAATATGCTGATAATTACAAGTTAATTGTTTCAGAAGATTTAATTGATAAAAAACTAATAGACGGTTTAAAATATAAAGATGAAGTTTTAGCCGAACTAAGAGATTTACTTGAGATTGACGCAAAAAAAGAAATAAATTCTATTTCATTAAATAAATATACTAAAGCTCCTAAAAAACACAAACAAAAAGGGCTTGCAAAAGATAAAGTTGCGGTTATTTTTGCACAGGGACTAATACAAATGGGAAAAGGCAAAGAAGATGTTATTGGTTCAGAAAGAATTTCAAAAGCAATAAGAGAAGCTCGACTTGATAGCACAATAAAAGCAATTGTTTTAAGAATTAATTCAGGTGGAGGAAGTGCATTAGCTTCAGATATAATTTTAAGAGAAATTATCCTTGCAAAACAGGTTAAACCGGTTATTGCATCTATGGGTAATGTTGCAGCATCGGGAGGTTATTATATTGCATGTGCTGCCGATACTATTGTAGCAAGCGATGTAACAATTACCGGTTCAATTGGTGTTTTGGGAATAATCCCCAATGCAAAAGAACTTTTAAACGATAAACTCGGTATTACATTTGATGGTGTAAAAACAAATAAATTTTCTGATTTTATTGGAATTGACAGACCAATGCGACCGGAAGAAAAAGAAATAATCCTTGAAATGATAGAGAATGTTTATGATGTATTTATTACACATGTTTCAAATGGAAGAAATATGACAAAAGAAGCTATTGATGAAATAGGACAGGGAAGAGTATGGAGTGGTACCGATGCAAAAGAAATAGGACTTATTGATGTTTTTGGTGGACTAAACAAATCTATTGAAATTGCTGTTGAAAAAGCAGGTCTGGAAAAATATAGGGTAGTATCTTTACCAAAACAAGAAGACCCTTTTGAGCAAATAATGAAACAACTAACAGGAGATGTTAAAACAGCAATCCTTAAAGAACAATTAGGTGCTCAATACAAATATTACGAAAAAATTCAGAAATTCTCAAAAATCAAAGGAATACAAGCGATAATGCCATACGAAATTGATGTTTATTAA
- the lpxK gene encoding tetraacyldisaccharide 4'-kinase, with the protein MLKWLLFPFSLLYGFIVSFRNILFDYNFLNSHEFDVPVLSVGNITVGGTGKTPHVEYIVDLLNKEFNVATLSRGYKRKSKGFVLASENSTVKDIGDEPKQIKKKFPDIHVAVDNNRVHGIKKLLSKKIETIIDVIILDDAFQHRYVKPGFSILLIDFNQPLSNDHLLPLGRLREHAHEKRRANLILITKSPNELKPIERRIIVKDLKLFPYQTLYFTTYKYGNLIPVFNNDNVIDNEKLKNKSYSVLVITGIAKYKPFVQYIKTFSNDIHHIGFPDHHYFTKKDINKILNKFNDISNPNKIIITTEKDSVRFYETSYKNLIEESPIFYIPIEIDFLNEDKENFNKLITNYIRSNKRKIKNIF; encoded by the coding sequence ATGCTTAAATGGTTACTTTTTCCTTTTTCATTACTATACGGATTTATTGTTTCTTTCAGGAATATATTGTTTGATTATAATTTTTTAAATTCTCACGAATTTGATGTTCCTGTACTATCTGTTGGTAATATTACAGTTGGAGGAACCGGCAAAACTCCTCATGTTGAATATATTGTTGATTTGTTAAACAAAGAATTTAATGTAGCAACACTTAGCAGAGGTTACAAAAGAAAATCAAAAGGATTTGTTCTTGCCTCTGAAAATTCAACAGTAAAAGATATTGGCGATGAACCAAAACAGATAAAAAAAAAATTTCCCGACATTCATGTTGCTGTTGATAATAACAGGGTCCATGGAATAAAAAAATTGCTGTCAAAAAAAATTGAAACAATCATTGATGTTATTATACTTGACGATGCATTTCAGCACAGATATGTAAAACCCGGATTTTCGATACTCTTAATTGATTTTAATCAACCCTTGTCAAATGACCATTTATTACCATTAGGAAGATTAAGAGAACATGCACACGAAAAAAGAAGAGCAAATCTTATTCTTATCACAAAATCACCAAATGAGTTAAAACCTATTGAAAGAAGAATAATTGTAAAAGACCTTAAACTTTTTCCTTATCAAACATTATATTTTACTACATATAAATATGGAAATTTAATTCCTGTTTTTAATAATGATAATGTTATTGACAATGAAAAATTAAAAAATAAAAGTTATTCCGTATTAGTTATAACAGGTATAGCAAAATATAAACCTTTTGTACAATATATTAAAACTTTTTCTAATGACATACATCATATAGGTTTTCCCGATCATCATTATTTTACAAAAAAGGATATAAATAAAATTCTAAATAAATTTAATGATATTTCAAATCCAAATAAAATTATTATTACTACTGAAAAAGATTCGGTAAGATTTTATGAAACTTCTTATAAAAATTTGATTGAAGAATCTCCAATATTTTATATACCAATAGAAATTGACTTTCTAAATGAAGATAAAGAAAATTTTAATAAATTAATTACTAATTATATAAGAAGCAATAAAAGGAAAATAAAAAATATATTTTAA
- a CDS encoding DUF2807 domain-containing protein translates to MKATIRNNFILFFVLTIFVFHPAITVSQTVRGNGNVVVLERNAEDFTGIVAKGKFDLKITQGNSNKIEVKTDENLQKYILADLKKDIITITVPEIIKKAKALEIIITVKNLKSLIALGSVNIFIDSLKTDKADIFLSGMCDLNINIFCNELIFEISDVGSAILSGKTDIFNARITDEANLDAFELVSNKCDLKTSGYSDVRVNVKDELTLRTTGIGNIYYKGNPVVNNTINSGTTFIIKRKSD, encoded by the coding sequence ATGAAGGCAACTATCAGAAATAATTTTATACTGTTTTTTGTTTTAACAATTTTTGTATTCCATCCTGCTATTACTGTAAGCCAGACTGTCAGAGGCAATGGTAATGTAGTAGTTCTTGAGCGAAATGCTGAGGATTTTACAGGGATTGTTGCAAAAGGTAAGTTTGACCTTAAAATAACTCAGGGTAATTCAAATAAAATTGAGGTTAAAACTGATGAAAATTTACAAAAATATATCTTAGCTGATTTAAAAAAAGATATTATTACTATTACAGTGCCTGAAATAATTAAAAAAGCCAAAGCTCTTGAAATTATTATTACTGTTAAAAATTTAAAAAGCCTGATTGCACTTGGTTCTGTAAATATTTTTATTGATTCGTTAAAAACAGATAAAGCAGATATATTTTTAAGCGGAATGTGTGATCTTAATATTAATATTTTTTGTAACGAATTAATTTTTGAAATATCTGATGTTGGAAGTGCTATACTTAGTGGTAAGACCGATATTTTTAATGCAAGGATAACCGATGAAGCCAATCTTGATGCTTTTGAACTTGTTTCAAATAAATGTGATTTAAAAACCAGTGGATACAGCGATGTAAGAGTTAATGTTAAAGATGAATTAACCTTAAGAACAACAGGCATTGGAAATATATATTATAAAGGGAATCCAGTTGTTAACAATACAATTAATTCTGGAACAACCTTTATTATCAAAAGAAAAAGTGATTAA